In Sphingomonas sp. SORGH_AS_0950, the following are encoded in one genomic region:
- a CDS encoding AI-2E family transporter, whose translation MTIDRHRIERGGFILFLAIVTIGLIAVISGFLIALLWAGLAAILFRSLFQWLLTKTGGRRNLAAGLTMLIITFAVVVPTLLIGSMVVDQASGVYLKMRSGQIDFAQYFQQVRDALPQRLRQAMDNSGVGSFEGLQARVSRTLSSSVSQIATQALSIGRNAFAFALAFGVGLYVTFFLIRDGDRLGPDFVRALPLDRGVATRLVDTFVAVVRATIKGSVIVGLVQGALGAITFWIVGVPAALLWGVLMAIAALLPAIGPAIIWGPVAIYLLATGAVWQGAVVVASGVLVIGLADNILRPILVGRDTGLPDWIVLLTTLGGIELLGLSGIVVGPAVAALFLAGWRILSEQRGAVPAAETAA comes from the coding sequence ATGACCATCGACCGCCATCGGATCGAGCGAGGGGGATTCATCCTCTTCCTGGCGATCGTCACCATCGGCCTGATCGCGGTGATTTCGGGCTTTTTGATCGCGCTGCTCTGGGCGGGGCTGGCGGCGATCCTGTTTCGGTCGCTGTTCCAGTGGTTGCTGACCAAGACCGGCGGGCGGCGCAATCTCGCCGCCGGGCTGACCATGTTGATCATCACCTTTGCCGTGGTGGTGCCGACCCTGTTGATCGGCAGCATGGTCGTCGACCAGGCGTCGGGCGTCTATCTGAAGATGCGCAGCGGCCAGATCGACTTCGCACAATATTTCCAGCAGGTCCGCGACGCGCTTCCCCAGCGGCTGCGCCAGGCGATGGACAATTCGGGCGTCGGCAGTTTCGAGGGGCTTCAGGCGCGCGTCTCGCGCACGCTCAGCAGCAGCGTCAGCCAGATCGCGACCCAGGCGCTGTCGATCGGGCGCAACGCCTTCGCCTTTGCGCTGGCCTTTGGCGTGGGGCTCTATGTCACCTTCTTCCTGATCCGTGACGGCGACCGGCTGGGCCCCGATTTCGTTCGCGCGCTGCCGCTGGACCGGGGCGTGGCGACACGGCTGGTCGATACCTTCGTCGCGGTGGTGCGCGCCACCATCAAAGGATCGGTCATCGTCGGGCTGGTGCAGGGAGCGCTGGGCGCGATCACCTTCTGGATCGTCGGCGTGCCCGCCGCGCTGCTCTGGGGCGTGCTGATGGCGATCGCGGCGCTGCTGCCCGCGATCGGCCCCGCAATCATCTGGGGGCCGGTCGCCATCTATCTGCTCGCGACCGGCGCGGTCTGGCAGGGGGCGGTGGTCGTCGCTTCGGGCGTGCTGGTCATCGGGCTGGCCGACAATATCCTGCGGCCGATCCTGGTCGGGCGCGACACGGGGCTGCCCGACTGGATCGTGCTGCTGACGACGCTGGGCGGGATCGAGCTGCTGGGGTTGAGCGGCATCGTCGTCGGACCGGCGGTCGCCGCGCTGTTCCTGGCGGGATGGCGCATCCTGAGCGAGCAGCGCGGGGCGGTCCCGGCTGCCGAAACGGCGGCCTGA
- a CDS encoding OmpA family protein: MRVRSGGWMAIIGLAVVLGGCRERTSATASRGTVIEVPVPEPASPARPAEPRSDAVAGRVGPTIGFPQGGAALNAEARAALDRLAGDRAAGQGRIVLRGHSDSEGDDDSNRRMSRKRAEAVRDYLAARGIAPTRIEVIALGETRPIAPNAKPDGSDDSAGRARNRRVEIEMDPAA, translated from the coding sequence ATGAGGGTGCGATCGGGCGGGTGGATGGCGATCATCGGGCTCGCGGTGGTGCTGGGCGGATGCCGCGAGCGCACGTCCGCAACGGCCAGCCGGGGAACGGTGATCGAAGTGCCCGTGCCCGAGCCCGCTTCACCCGCCCGTCCGGCGGAGCCGCGATCGGACGCCGTCGCGGGCCGGGTCGGCCCGACCATCGGCTTTCCCCAAGGCGGCGCGGCGCTGAACGCCGAGGCCCGCGCCGCGCTCGACCGGCTGGCCGGCGACCGGGCGGCGGGGCAAGGGCGGATCGTCCTGCGGGGCCATTCGGACAGCGAGGGCGATGACGACTCCAATCGCCGCATGTCGCGCAAGCGCGCGGAGGCGGTGCGCGACTATCTGGCGGCGCGGGGCATCGCGCCCACGCGGATCGAGGTGATTGCGCTCGGCGAGACGCGTCCCATCGCCCCCAATGCCAAGCCCGATGGCAGCGACGACAGCGCGGGTCGTGCGCGTAACCGCCGGGTCGAGATCGAAATGGACCCCGCCGCCTGA
- a CDS encoding low specificity L-threonine aldolase, with protein sequence MDAAIPQHPAPQQFASDNYAGICPEAWAAMAEANQGYVPAYGEDPFTDRAADAFRTLFQTKCEVFFAFNGTAANSLALAALCQSYHSVICSASAHVETDECGAPEFFSNGSKLLVAQTEDGKLTPDAVRALATGRSDIHFPKPRAVTITQPTETGQVYTLAEIHALSATCRELGLRLHMDGARFANACAALGCSPADMTWRAGVDVLCFGGTKNGMAVGEAILFFDPVLAEDFDYRCKQAGQLASKMRYLAAPWIGMLDTGAWLSNATHANGCARRLADRVAGLPGIAPMFPVEANAVFLSAPPAVLEALRARGWRFYTFIGGGARFMFAWDADPARVDQLGDDIAAVAMEGLEAA encoded by the coding sequence ATGGACGCGGCCATTCCCCAACACCCTGCCCCCCAGCAATTCGCCAGCGACAATTATGCGGGCATCTGTCCGGAGGCCTGGGCGGCGATGGCCGAGGCGAACCAGGGCTATGTCCCCGCTTATGGCGAGGACCCGTTCACCGACCGCGCCGCCGACGCGTTCCGCACGCTGTTCCAGACCAAGTGCGAGGTGTTCTTCGCCTTCAACGGCACGGCGGCCAACTCGCTGGCGCTCGCCGCGCTGTGCCAGAGCTATCACAGCGTCATCTGCTCGGCCTCGGCGCATGTCGAGACCGACGAATGCGGCGCGCCGGAATTCTTCTCGAACGGCTCCAAGCTGCTGGTGGCGCAGACCGAGGACGGCAAGCTGACCCCCGACGCGGTGCGCGCGCTCGCCACCGGCCGGTCGGACATCCATTTCCCCAAGCCGCGCGCGGTGACGATCACCCAGCCCACCGAGACGGGGCAGGTCTATACGCTGGCCGAAATCCATGCGCTGTCGGCGACCTGTCGCGAACTGGGGCTGCGCCTGCACATGGACGGCGCCCGCTTCGCCAATGCCTGCGCCGCGCTCGGCTGTTCGCCCGCCGACATGACGTGGCGCGCCGGGGTCGACGTGCTGTGCTTCGGCGGCACCAAGAACGGCATGGCGGTGGGCGAGGCGATCCTGTTCTTCGACCCCGTGCTGGCCGAGGATTTCGACTATCGCTGCAAACAGGCGGGGCAGCTGGCGTCGAAGATGCGCTACCTCGCCGCGCCGTGGATCGGGATGCTCGACACCGGCGCCTGGCTGTCCAACGCGACCCATGCCAATGGCTGTGCCCGGCGGCTGGCCGACCGGGTGGCGGGCCTGCCCGGTATCGCGCCGATGTTCCCGGTCGAGGCCAATGCGGTGTTCCTGAGCGCGCCGCCCGCCGTCCTCGAAGCCTTACGCGCGCGCGGCTGGCGCTTCTATACCTTCATCGGCGGGGGCGCGCGGTTCATGTTCGCTTGGGACGCCGATCCAGCGCGGGTCGACCAGCTGGGCGACGATATCGCGGCGGTCGCGATGGAGGGGCTGGAGGCGGCGTAA
- a CDS encoding LacI family DNA-binding transcriptional regulator, which translates to MSIRTSRRGSSAPTISDVARAAGVSLMTVSRVINNEANVRPATREKVEAAIAQLNYAPNPAARSLAGAAQIRVGMLYSNPSQGFLSEFLLGTLDQASRLDIQMVVEKCEIGEHEVEVARHLIAGGIDGVILPPPLCEADAVLSLLGEAGVPAIVVATGVPAEEMPGTTMAVQIDDRAAAEEMTRHVMTLGHRRIGFICGNPNLSASARRYEGFRAALEAAGVPFDEALVAPGLYTYRSGLDAAERLLDLAEPPTAIIASNDDMAAATVAVAHRRGLDVPSDLTVCGFDDTTLSTTIWPELTTIHQPIADMARAAVEMIATVIRQKSAEAVDHRLLDYSLIRRQSDAAPRRRPREI; encoded by the coding sequence ATGAGCATCAGGACCTCGCGCCGCGGCAGCAGCGCTCCCACGATCAGCGATGTCGCGCGCGCGGCGGGCGTGTCGCTGATGACCGTATCGCGCGTCATCAACAACGAGGCCAATGTCCGCCCCGCCACCCGCGAAAAGGTCGAGGCGGCGATCGCCCAGCTGAACTATGCGCCCAACCCCGCCGCGCGCAGCCTGGCGGGCGCGGCGCAGATCCGGGTGGGGATGCTGTACAGCAACCCCAGCCAGGGCTTTCTCAGCGAATTCCTGCTCGGCACGCTGGACCAGGCCTCGCGCCTCGACATCCAGATGGTGGTCGAGAAATGCGAGATCGGCGAGCATGAGGTGGAGGTCGCCCGGCACCTGATCGCGGGCGGGATCGACGGCGTGATCCTGCCGCCGCCCCTGTGCGAGGCGGATGCGGTCCTGTCGCTGCTGGGCGAGGCGGGGGTGCCCGCCATCGTCGTGGCGACCGGCGTGCCCGCCGAGGAGATGCCCGGCACGACCATGGCGGTCCAGATCGACGACCGCGCCGCCGCCGAGGAGATGACGCGCCACGTCATGACGCTGGGCCATCGCCGGATCGGCTTCATCTGCGGCAATCCCAATCTGTCGGCCAGCGCGCGCCGGTATGAGGGGTTCCGCGCCGCGCTGGAGGCGGCGGGCGTGCCCTTTGACGAGGCGCTGGTGGCGCCTGGCCTCTATACCTATCGCTCGGGGCTGGACGCCGCCGAGCGGCTGCTCGACCTGGCCGAGCCGCCGACCGCGATCATCGCGTCGAACGACGACATGGCGGCGGCGACGGTCGCGGTGGCGCATCGGCGCGGGCTGGACGTGCCCAGCGACCTGACGGTCTGCGGGTTCGACGACACCACGCTGTCGACCACCATCTGGCCCGAGCTGACCACCATCCACCAGCCGATCGCCGACATGGCCCGCGCGGCGGTGGAGATGATCGCGACCGTGATCCGCCAGAAAAGCGCCGAGGCGGTCGACCATCGCCTGCTGGATTACAGCCTGATTCGCCGCCAGTCGGATGCCGCGCCGCGCCGCCGCCCGCGCGAAATCTGA
- a CDS encoding sugar porter family MFS transporter, producing MTAGSVNHGFIAAIVVVATIGGFMFGYDSGVINGTQKGLEAAFDLGRLGVGVNVGAILVGSAIGAFGAGRLADAIGRRNVMMLAAGLFLVSALLAGAAGSSAIFILARIIGGLGVGAASVISPVYISEVTPASIRGRLSSVQQVMIITGLTGAFVANFALARYAGGSTAEFWLGFPAWRWMFWLQAIPAAIYFAALSIIPESPRFLVAKGRDAEAHAVLTKLFGEAEATLKVADIRGSLAADQHKPKLSDLVDKATGRIRPILWAGIGLAVFQQLVGINVVFYYGATLWEAVGFSEDYALQTNILSGVLSIGACLFTIATVDRIGRKPLLLIGSAGMAVTLAIVAYAFSTAVTGANGGVTLPGNNGVIALVAANLYVIFFNASWGPVMWVMLGEMFPNQIRGSGLAVSGFAQWIANAAISVSFPALAVSPGLSVTYFGYAFFAAASFFFVKAMVNETRGRELEDMAG from the coding sequence TTGACCGCAGGCAGCGTCAACCATGGATTCATCGCCGCCATCGTCGTCGTCGCGACGATCGGCGGTTTCATGTTCGGATACGACTCGGGCGTCATCAACGGCACCCAGAAGGGGCTGGAGGCCGCGTTCGACCTCGGCCGCCTGGGCGTCGGCGTCAATGTCGGCGCGATCCTGGTCGGCTCGGCGATCGGCGCGTTCGGCGCGGGGCGGCTGGCCGACGCGATTGGCCGCCGCAACGTCATGATGCTGGCCGCGGGGCTCTTCCTGGTCAGCGCGCTGCTGGCCGGTGCGGCGGGCAGCTCGGCGATCTTCATCCTCGCGCGCATCATCGGCGGCCTGGGCGTCGGCGCGGCCAGCGTGATCTCGCCGGTCTATATCTCCGAAGTGACCCCCGCCTCGATTCGCGGCCGCCTGTCGAGCGTGCAGCAGGTGATGATCATCACCGGCCTGACCGGCGCCTTCGTCGCCAATTTCGCGCTGGCCCGCTATGCCGGTGGCTCGACCGCCGAATTCTGGCTGGGCTTCCCCGCCTGGCGCTGGATGTTCTGGCTCCAGGCGATCCCGGCGGCGATCTATTTCGCGGCGCTGTCGATCATCCCCGAAAGCCCGCGCTTCCTGGTCGCCAAGGGCCGCGATGCCGAGGCGCATGCCGTGCTGACCAAGCTGTTCGGCGAGGCCGAGGCGACCCTCAAGGTCGCCGATATTCGTGGCAGCCTGGCCGCCGACCAGCACAAGCCCAAGCTGTCCGACCTGGTCGACAAGGCGACCGGCCGGATTCGCCCGATCCTGTGGGCGGGCATCGGCCTGGCGGTGTTCCAGCAGCTCGTCGGCATCAACGTCGTCTTCTATTACGGCGCGACCCTGTGGGAAGCGGTCGGCTTCTCGGAGGATTACGCGCTCCAGACCAACATCCTGTCGGGCGTGCTGTCGATCGGCGCCTGCCTGTTCACCATCGCGACCGTCGACAGGATCGGGCGCAAGCCGCTGTTGCTGATCGGTTCGGCGGGCATGGCGGTGACGCTGGCGATCGTCGCCTATGCCTTTTCGACCGCCGTCACCGGCGCGAACGGCGGCGTGACCCTGCCGGGCAACAACGGCGTGATCGCGCTGGTCGCGGCGAATCTGTACGTCATCTTCTTCAACGCCAGCTGGGGCCCGGTCATGTGGGTCATGCTGGGCGAAATGTTCCCCAACCAGATTCGCGGATCGGGCCTGGCGGTGTCGGGCTTTGCCCAGTGGATCGCCAATGCCGCGATCTCGGTCAGCTTCCCCGCGCTGGCGGTGTCGCCGGGGCTCAGCGTCACCTATTTCGGCTATGCCTTCTTCGCGGCGGCGTCGTTCTTCTTCGTCAAGGCGATGGTGAACGAGACCCGTGGTCGCGAACTGGAAGACATGGCGGGCTGA
- a CDS encoding ROK family transcriptional regulator — protein MDHMRAVPLLSPERGRPADGHARDARLSRGLSGTNLERAGDYNLRTVLQVIRFHRETTRVAIANETGLTPPTIANITGRLTDMGLVRTAGRLHGGRGQPALKIELCPEGAFGIGLTIDRDHLSLAILDLSGTVRARATREIAFAGPEEVVAFLRETLDAALAEGAVDRARILGVGVAMPDGLGRSLPDQPEDYAQWDAVDLDALLAPVLPWPVLRDNDAATAALGEAQYDETFSCPSFFYLLITAGLGGGLIIDRSYHRGAHRRSGEIGLIPDPSAGRAGAIVQDTVSLAGLRVRLAAAGRAFGSPETLGEHDDPVVCAVIDQWVQDSVAALTQPFVAVTTLFDPDAILIGGRLPGWLIVRLADGLKQALAAIELPARPEIRPARMAQDAPAIGAAMLPFMDRLLPSDSILIQAGRG, from the coding sequence ATGGATCATATGCGAGCGGTGCCGCTCCTGTCGCCAGAGCGCGGGCGACCTGCCGATGGGCATGCCCGCGACGCCCGCCTGTCGCGCGGTCTGTCGGGCACCAATCTGGAGCGGGCGGGCGACTATAATCTGCGCACCGTCCTGCAGGTCATCCGCTTCCACCGCGAAACCACGCGAGTCGCGATCGCCAACGAAACCGGGCTGACGCCGCCGACCATCGCCAACATCACCGGCCGCCTGACCGATATGGGGCTGGTCCGTACCGCCGGGCGGCTGCATGGCGGGCGCGGCCAGCCGGCGCTCAAGATCGAGCTGTGCCCCGAGGGCGCGTTCGGGATCGGGCTGACCATCGACCGCGATCATCTGTCGCTGGCGATCCTCGACCTGAGCGGCACGGTGCGCGCCCGCGCCACCCGTGAGATCGCCTTTGCCGGGCCGGAAGAGGTGGTCGCCTTCCTGCGCGAGACGCTGGACGCGGCGCTGGCCGAGGGGGCGGTCGACCGGGCGCGCATCCTGGGTGTCGGCGTCGCCATGCCCGACGGGCTCGGCCGCTCGCTGCCCGACCAGCCCGAGGATTATGCCCAGTGGGACGCGGTCGACCTCGACGCGCTGCTCGCCCCGGTGCTGCCCTGGCCGGTGCTGCGCGACAATGACGCCGCCACCGCCGCGCTGGGCGAGGCGCAATATGACGAGACTTTCTCCTGCCCCAGCTTCTTCTACCTGCTGATCACCGCGGGGCTAGGCGGCGGGCTGATCATCGACCGCTCCTATCATCGCGGCGCGCATCGCCGGTCGGGCGAGATCGGGCTGATCCCCGATCCCAGCGCCGGGCGCGCCGGGGCGATCGTGCAGGATACCGTGTCGCTGGCGGGCTTGCGCGTCCGGCTGGCGGCGGCGGGCCGCGCCTTCGGGTCGCCCGAGACGCTGGGCGAGCATGACGATCCGGTCGTCTGCGCGGTGATCGACCAATGGGTCCAGGACTCGGTCGCGGCGCTGACCCAGCCCTTCGTCGCGGTCACCACCCTGTTCGACCCCGACGCCATCCTGATCGGCGGACGCCTTCCCGGCTGGCTGATCGTCCGGCTGGCCGACGGGCTGAAACAGGCGCTGGCCGCGATCGAGCTGCCCGCCCGCCCCGAAATCCGCCCCGCCCGCATGGCGCAGGACGCCCCCGCCATCGGCGCGGCGATGCTGCCCTTCATGGACCGGCTGCTGCCCTCCGATTCGATCCTGATCCAGGCCGGGCGGGGCTGA
- a CDS encoding PQQ-dependent sugar dehydrogenase, whose translation MKLPLLAALPVALLACSGNGPGPDETGNAPSVAVTPGGTPTPTPSPSATPPATVVDGQPFGRTVVADFDAPWAMTFLPDRRMLVTEKDGRMLLVGADGQQRQTIARIGVDSAGQGGLMDVVLAPDFAQSGRVYFSYSAATEGGKHVVLARGTLRETNGTAQLAGIETLWSASPAVTGDGHYSGRIAFSPDGQYLFFTAGDRQKFTPAQDPKATLGKVLRLTPDGKPAPGNPLAAQGFDPAVWSYGHRNLLGLAFDASGNLWEQEMGPKGGDEVNLILPGRNYGWPNASNGSHYDGRDIPDHRAGDGYEAPKVSWNPVISPGGLMIYSGSLFPQWRGDAFIGGLSSKALVRVDLNGTSAAKGDQWNMGARIREVEQGPDGAIYVLEDGGESQGRLIRLTPAA comes from the coding sequence ATGAAACTGCCGTTGCTCGCCGCCTTGCCGGTGGCGCTTCTCGCCTGTTCGGGCAACGGGCCGGGGCCCGACGAGACCGGAAACGCCCCGTCGGTCGCGGTGACGCCGGGCGGCACGCCGACCCCGACGCCCTCCCCCTCGGCCACTCCGCCCGCCACCGTGGTCGACGGCCAGCCCTTTGGCCGCACGGTCGTCGCCGATTTCGACGCGCCCTGGGCGATGACCTTCCTGCCCGACCGGCGGATGCTCGTCACCGAGAAGGACGGCCGGATGCTGCTGGTCGGCGCGGACGGGCAACAGCGCCAGACGATCGCGCGGATCGGCGTCGATTCGGCGGGCCAGGGCGGGTTGATGGACGTGGTCCTCGCCCCCGATTTCGCACAGAGCGGCCGCGTCTATTTCAGCTATTCGGCCGCGACCGAGGGCGGCAAGCATGTCGTGCTGGCGCGCGGCACGCTGCGTGAAACGAACGGCACCGCGCAGTTGGCGGGCATCGAGACCCTGTGGAGCGCCAGCCCCGCCGTCACCGGCGACGGCCATTATTCGGGCCGCATCGCCTTTTCGCCCGACGGCCAATATCTGTTCTTCACCGCTGGCGACCGGCAGAAATTCACCCCCGCCCAGGACCCCAAGGCGACGCTGGGCAAGGTCCTGCGCCTGACCCCGGACGGGAAGCCCGCGCCGGGCAATCCGTTGGCCGCCCAGGGTTTCGATCCGGCCGTCTGGTCCTATGGCCATCGCAACCTGCTCGGCCTCGCGTTCGACGCCTCGGGCAATCTGTGGGAACAGGAAATGGGGCCCAAGGGCGGCGACGAAGTCAATTTGATCCTGCCGGGCCGCAATTACGGCTGGCCCAATGCCTCCAACGGATCGCATTATGACGGGCGCGACATTCCCGACCACCGCGCGGGCGATGGCTATGAGGCGCCCAAGGTCTCGTGGAACCCGGTGATCTCGCCGGGCGGGCTGATGATCTATTCGGGATCGCTCTTCCCGCAGTGGCGCGGCGACGCGTTCATCGGCGGCCTGTCGAGCAAGGCGCTGGTCCGCGTCGACCTGAACGGCACCAGCGCGGCCAAGGGCGACCAATGGAACATGGGCGCGCGCATCCGCGAGGTCGAGCAGGGCCCCGACGGCGCCATCTATGTGCTGGAGGATGGCGGCGAATCGCAGGGGCGGCTGATCCGCCTGACACCCGCCGCCTGA
- the rimP gene encoding ribosome maturation protein RimP, producing MADIALLTQLIEPEAKALGFELVRVKMYGGTSDPTLQVMAERPDTRQLNIDDCADLSRRISDVMDALEAEGRDPIDHAYRLEVSSPGIDRPLTRLKDFADWAGHEARITLAEKLNGRKQFKGDLNGVEGETVAITDAEGVRHELPFAAIEDAKLVMTDRLIAATVPLSFEGAEEVYYQDAPEQDGATTEGRH from the coding sequence ATGGCGGACATCGCCCTTCTGACGCAACTCATCGAACCCGAGGCGAAAGCGCTCGGCTTCGAGCTCGTGCGCGTGAAGATGTATGGCGGCACGTCGGACCCCACGCTCCAGGTGATGGCCGAGCGTCCCGACACGCGCCAGTTGAACATCGACGATTGCGCCGACCTGTCGCGCCGCATCTCGGACGTGATGGACGCGCTGGAGGCCGAGGGCCGCGACCCGATCGACCATGCGTACCGGCTGGAGGTCTCCTCGCCCGGTATCGACCGCCCGCTGACCCGGCTGAAGGACTTCGCCGACTGGGCGGGGCATGAGGCGCGGATCACGCTGGCTGAGAAGCTGAACGGCCGCAAGCAGTTCAAGGGCGACCTGAACGGGGTCGAGGGCGAGACGGTGGCGATCACCGATGCCGAGGGGGTTCGCCACGAACTGCCCTTCGCCGCGATCGAGGACGCCAAGCTCGTCATGACCGACCGGCTGATCGCCGCGACGGTGCCGCTGTCCTTCGAGGGCGCGGAAGAGGTTTATTATCAGGACGCGCCCGAACAGGACGGCGCCACCACGGAAGGACGGCACTGA
- the nusA gene encoding transcription termination factor NusA, giving the protein MATAISANKAELIAIANAVASEKMIDKGIVIEAMEDAIQRAARARYGAENDIRAKLDPNSGDLRLWRVVEVVEQVDDYYKQIDLKGAEKLQKGASVGDFIVDPLPPIEFGRIAAQAAKQVIFQKVRDAERDRQYDEFKDRQGEIITGVVKRVEFGHIVVDLGRAEGVIRRDQQIPREVVRVNDRIRSLILNVRRENRGPQIFLSRAHPDFMKKLFAQEVPEIYDGIIEIKAAARDPGSRAKIGVISHDSSIDPVGACVGMKGSRVQAVVQEMQGEKIDIIPWSPDTATFVVNALQPANVSRVVIDEEEDRIEVVVPDDQLSLAIGRRGQNVRLASQLTAKAIDILTEADASEKRQKEFVANSEMFQNELDVDETLAQLLVAEGFGALEEVAYVELDELAAIEGFDEDLAQELQSRAQEALDRREQAARDERRGLGVEDALAEMPYLTEAMLVTLGKAGIKTLDDLADLATDELVEKKRAEPRRRGDDTPRAAPKGGILAEYGLSDEQGNEIIMAARAHWFGDEDEPAVEAAQAEGDEA; this is encoded by the coding sequence ATGGCTACCGCCATTTCCGCCAACAAGGCGGAACTGATCGCGATCGCGAATGCGGTCGCCTCGGAAAAGATGATCGACAAGGGCATCGTCATCGAGGCGATGGAGGACGCGATCCAGCGCGCCGCCCGCGCCCGCTATGGTGCCGAGAACGACATCCGCGCCAAGCTCGATCCGAACTCGGGCGACCTGCGCCTGTGGCGCGTCGTCGAGGTGGTCGAGCAGGTCGACGACTATTACAAGCAGATCGACCTGAAGGGGGCCGAGAAGCTGCAAAAGGGCGCGAGCGTCGGCGACTTCATCGTCGATCCGCTGCCTCCGATCGAATTCGGCCGCATCGCGGCGCAGGCGGCCAAGCAGGTCATCTTCCAGAAGGTCCGCGACGCCGAGCGCGACCGTCAATATGACGAGTTCAAGGACCGCCAGGGCGAGATCATCACCGGCGTCGTCAAGCGCGTCGAGTTCGGTCACATCGTCGTGGACCTGGGCCGCGCCGAGGGCGTGATCCGTCGCGACCAGCAGATCCCGCGCGAAGTCGTCCGCGTGAACGACCGCATCCGCTCGCTGATCCTGAACGTGCGCCGCGAGAATCGCGGGCCGCAGATCTTCCTGTCCCGCGCGCATCCGGACTTCATGAAGAAGCTGTTCGCGCAGGAAGTGCCCGAAATCTATGACGGCATCATCGAGATCAAGGCCGCCGCGCGCGATCCGGGCAGCCGCGCCAAGATCGGCGTGATTTCGCACGACTCGAGCATCGACCCGGTCGGCGCCTGCGTCGGCATGAAGGGCAGCCGCGTCCAGGCCGTCGTGCAGGAAATGCAGGGCGAGAAGATCGACATCATCCCCTGGTCGCCCGACACCGCGACCTTCGTGGTCAACGCGCTCCAGCCCGCGAATGTCAGCCGCGTCGTGATCGACGAGGAAGAGGACCGGATCGAGGTCGTCGTCCCCGACGATCAGCTCAGCCTCGCCATCGGCCGTCGCGGCCAGAATGTCCGTCTGGCCAGCCAGCTGACCGCCAAGGCGATCGACATCCTGACCGAGGCCGACGCGTCCGAGAAGCGCCAGAAGGAGTTCGTCGCCAACTCCGAGATGTTCCAGAACGAACTGGACGTGGACGAGACGCTGGCCCAGCTCCTGGTCGCCGAGGGCTTCGGCGCGCTGGAAGAGGTCGCCTATGTCGAGCTGGACGAGCTGGCCGCGATCGAGGGCTTTGACGAGGATCTCGCGCAGGAGCTGCAGAGCCGTGCGCAGGAAGCGCTGGACCGCCGCGAACAGGCCGCCCGCGACGAGCGTCGTGGCCTGGGCGTCGAGGACGCGCTGGCCGAGATGCCCTATCTGACCGAGGCGATGCTGGTCACGCTGGGCAAGGCGGGCATCAAGACGCTCGACGATCTCGCCGACCTGGCGACCGACGAGCTGGTCGAGAAGAAGCGCGCCGAGCCGCGTCGTCGCGGCGACGATACCCCGCGTGCCGCGCCCAAGGGCGGCATCCTGGCCGAATATGGCCTGAGCGACGAGCAGGGCAATGAGATCATCATGGCCGCGCGCGCGCACTGGTTCGGCGACGAGGACGAGCCCGCCGTCGAGGCGGCGCAGGCGGAGGGCGACGAAGCCTGA
- a CDS encoding 4-oxalocrotonate tautomerase family protein has product MPFVSIRLAGTASKQQKAEIVADVTRSLVERLGKNPAAVQIVIEEVSTENYGAGGQLIADRDAPTTKPPGDAHAEPGQ; this is encoded by the coding sequence ATGCCGTTCGTCTCGATCCGTCTGGCGGGCACCGCCTCCAAGCAGCAAAAGGCCGAGATCGTCGCCGACGTGACTCGTTCGCTGGTGGAGCGGCTGGGCAAGAACCCGGCCGCCGTCCAGATCGTGATCGAGGAGGTCTCGACCGAAAATTACGGCGCGGGCGGTCAGCTGATCGCCGACCGTGATGCGCCCACCACCAAACCCCCGGGAGACGCGCATGCGGAACCGGGACAATGA